Proteins encoded by one window of Flavobacterium sp. N502540:
- a CDS encoding ankyrin repeat domain-containing protein gives MKNSIVYLGVALVAFANVSMASNHTAVVKPQLEIVNSFSTPLNVAVSKGDLDFVKKLLEYGADVNEMSEGLSPLMIAARYNKVDILKVLLEKGADVSVKNEKGFTALKYAQLSNATEAIAILKDLR, from the coding sequence ATGAAAAATTCAATCGTTTATTTAGGAGTAGCTTTAGTAGCATTTGCAAATGTTTCAATGGCATCAAATCACACAGCAGTTGTGAAACCACAATTAGAGATCGTAAATAGCTTTTCAACACCATTAAATGTGGCGGTTAGTAAAGGAGATTTAGATTTCGTTAAAAAATTATTAGAATATGGAGCTGACGTAAACGAGATGTCAGAAGGTTTATCACCTCTGATGATTGCAGCACGTTATAATAAAGTAGATATTTTGAAAGTATTATTAGAAAAGGGCGCTGATGTGTCTGTTAAAAATGAGAAAGGTTTTACCGCTTTAAAATATGCACAATTATCTAATGCGACAGAAGCTATAGCCATTTTAAAAGATTTAAGATAA
- a CDS encoding response regulator transcription factor, with product MKILLLEDDFTLSKEISAFFTSNGFECFSYYDGSLLLKKYFPYEYDLIILDINVPGSNGIEVCKGIREVDKKTPIIMLTAFSEIEDKLASFDNGADDYLVKPFHFKELYARSTSLLRRKEIPQQVETKITIADLEILESDMKIFRSNEEIKLTPKEFKLILILAHAKGKVLSKQFIAEKLWDYHIETNQNTIEVYINFLRKKIDKDHTVKLIRTKVGYGYYLSDQE from the coding sequence ATGAAAATACTCCTTCTTGAAGACGATTTTACCCTATCTAAAGAAATCTCTGCATTCTTTACTTCAAATGGATTCGAGTGTTTTTCCTATTATGATGGCTCATTATTACTGAAGAAATATTTCCCCTATGAATATGATTTAATTATTCTGGATATCAATGTTCCCGGAAGTAATGGAATTGAAGTGTGTAAAGGCATTCGCGAAGTCGATAAAAAGACTCCGATTATTATGCTGACTGCTTTTAGTGAAATTGAGGATAAATTAGCTTCTTTTGATAATGGAGCTGATGATTATCTGGTTAAACCCTTTCATTTTAAAGAACTTTATGCCAGAAGCACTTCTCTACTACGTCGAAAAGAAATTCCACAGCAGGTAGAAACTAAAATAACGATTGCTGATCTGGAAATTCTGGAAAGCGATATGAAAATATTTCGATCAAACGAAGAAATCAAACTTACTCCTAAAGAATTCAAGCTCATTTTAATCTTGGCTCATGCCAAAGGTAAAGTCTTATCGAAACAATTTATTGCCGAAAAACTTTGGGATTATCACATCGAAACCAATCAGAATACCATTGAAGTTTATATTAACTTTTTAAGAAAGAAAATCGACAAGGACCATACTGTTAAACTTATTCGTACCAAAGTTGGTTACGGATATTATTTGAGCGATCAGGAATGA
- a CDS encoding efflux RND transporter periplasmic adaptor subunit, whose product MKYKLLIGIVLVSLSVLSCKKEVENPSTNTSFALSESMLKTTTTAEAKTQPVKNVLSFYGKITADNNKMIDVYPLVGGNVIKVNVELGDYVRKGQVLATIKSTDIADFEKQSIDAKNDLLVAKNHLKVAQELFDGKLNSESDVLQAKSEVNKAQSQLSKVQETYKIYNIKAGSIYEVTAPISGFIIQKSINQDMLLRNDRSENIFDIAEISEVWALANINEIDINKVKLGIDADVTTLSYPDKVFKGKVDKIFNVIDPETKAMQARIKLENPGYMLKPDMNANIKLSYSESNSMIAVPSKAIVFDKSKNFVMIFKDRNNIETRQVDIYRVVGDVTYISKGLKDNEKVITNNQLFIYRALNE is encoded by the coding sequence ATGAAATATAAACTACTAATAGGGATTGTTCTCGTAAGTTTATCAGTCCTAAGCTGCAAAAAAGAAGTTGAAAACCCAAGCACTAATACCTCTTTTGCTTTAAGCGAATCGATGCTAAAAACGACTACTACGGCCGAAGCGAAAACACAACCGGTAAAAAATGTGTTGAGCTTTTACGGAAAAATTACGGCTGATAATAACAAAATGATTGATGTTTATCCTCTCGTTGGCGGAAACGTAATCAAAGTAAATGTCGAACTCGGAGATTATGTTCGTAAAGGTCAGGTTTTGGCCACCATAAAAAGTACTGATATTGCTGATTTTGAAAAACAATCCATTGATGCCAAAAATGATTTATTGGTTGCTAAAAATCATCTGAAAGTAGCTCAGGAATTATTTGACGGAAAATTAAACTCTGAAAGTGATGTCCTTCAGGCGAAATCAGAAGTAAATAAAGCGCAATCGCAATTGAGTAAAGTTCAGGAAACCTACAAAATTTACAATATCAAAGCAGGTTCTATTTACGAAGTAACTGCCCCAATTAGTGGCTTTATCATTCAAAAAAGCATTAATCAAGACATGTTATTGCGAAATGACCGCTCCGAAAACATCTTTGATATTGCCGAAATCAGTGAAGTTTGGGCGTTAGCCAACATCAACGAAATTGATATCAACAAAGTAAAACTGGGCATCGATGCTGACGTAACCACGCTAAGTTATCCTGATAAAGTTTTCAAAGGAAAAGTAGATAAAATCTTTAATGTGATTGATCCCGAAACTAAAGCCATGCAGGCACGTATAAAATTGGAGAATCCCGGGTACATGTTAAAACCTGATATGAACGCAAATATTAAGCTATCGTATAGTGAAAGTAACTCCATGATAGCGGTACCCAGTAAAGCGATTGTTTTTGATAAGAGCAAAAACTTTGTCATGATTTTCAAAGACCGCAACAACATTGAGACCAGACAAGTTGACATTTACAGAGTTGTTGGCGATGTGACCTATATTTCTAAAGGCTTAAAAGACAACGAAAAAGTAATTACCAACAATCAGTTATTTATTTATCGCGCTCTAAACGAATAA
- a CDS encoding sensor histidine kinase translates to MTLKNRISLLVSLLFTILFGLASTLIFVLYSNFRKEEFRDRLEIKALSNIKLLVNVKEVDDQLLKVIDQNSINRLYDEKTLVFDSNFKLIYSSIDDAKINWSIEDLKYLRKHKTFFKQQGDYEVYGVFYDTKDRDFYALISATDDYGKRKLFFLRYTLILSYIFFTSICLVLTSLTVEKAISPLNIFHQKIKNINENNLDTRVASKNSKNEIDLIANEFNFMMDRIEVSYQKQKEFTAHASHELRTPLSRITSQIENTIADPTTSDKGKSFLKTILSDINQLTELINSLLILSKIDNKKNENKEVHRMDEILFSAIENLNKSYPEFLILFEIEESQNLDTALEINGNKNLLEIAITNILKNACVYSDNKQAKVIISAQDDQLVISISNTGQTLNEEEQKNLFQPFMRGENSKGTTGFGLGLRIVHRILTLHNASITYSVPDINTNLFQLFFHL, encoded by the coding sequence ATGACTTTAAAAAACCGAATATCACTTTTAGTAAGTTTATTATTTACAATCCTTTTCGGATTGGCTTCTACATTGATATTTGTTTTGTACTCGAATTTCAGAAAAGAGGAATTTCGTGATCGATTGGAAATCAAAGCTCTTTCAAACATTAAACTCCTCGTTAACGTTAAAGAAGTTGACGATCAGCTTTTAAAAGTTATTGATCAGAATTCCATTAACCGACTGTATGACGAGAAAACACTGGTCTTTGATTCTAACTTCAAACTCATCTACAGTAGTATTGACGATGCCAAAATTAATTGGTCAATTGAAGATCTAAAATACCTTAGAAAACATAAAACATTCTTTAAACAGCAGGGTGATTACGAAGTATATGGGGTTTTTTATGATACAAAAGACAGGGATTTTTATGCCTTAATATCTGCCACCGACGATTATGGCAAAAGAAAATTATTTTTCCTGAGGTATACCTTAATTCTTTCCTATATCTTTTTCACCAGTATATGCCTGGTGTTAACCTCTTTAACAGTAGAAAAAGCCATAAGTCCGCTGAATATTTTTCATCAAAAGATAAAGAATATAAACGAAAATAATCTCGATACCCGAGTTGCCTCCAAAAATAGCAAAAATGAAATTGATCTGATCGCCAATGAATTTAATTTCATGATGGATCGAATTGAAGTTTCCTATCAAAAACAAAAAGAATTTACGGCCCATGCCTCACATGAGCTGAGAACTCCCTTATCGAGAATTACCTCACAGATTGAAAACACTATTGCAGATCCAACCACATCCGACAAAGGGAAAAGCTTTCTAAAAACGATATTGTCAGACATCAATCAATTGACTGAATTAATTAATTCGCTATTGATCCTTTCTAAAATAGACAATAAGAAAAACGAAAACAAAGAAGTTCATCGTATGGATGAAATTTTGTTTTCGGCTATAGAAAATCTAAACAAAAGTTATCCGGAGTTTCTCATTTTATTTGAAATAGAAGAAAGTCAGAATCTGGATACCGCTTTAGAAATAAATGGCAATAAGAACTTATTGGAAATTGCCATAACCAATATCCTAAAAAATGCCTGCGTTTATTCAGATAACAAACAAGCCAAAGTAATTATAAGCGCTCAGGACGATCAATTAGTCATCTCCATTTCAAACACTGGGCAAACCTTAAACGAAGAAGAACAAAAAAATCTTTTCCAGCCTTTTATGCGTGGTGAAAACTCGAAAGGCACTACCGGCTTTGGTCTTGGATTAAGGATTGTTCATCGCATTCTCACACTTCACAACGCATCGATAACCTACAGTGTTCCAGATATTAACACGAATTTATTTCAGTTATTTTTTCATTTGTAA
- a CDS encoding efflux RND transporter permease subunit: MNKFIRNIIAFSLKNKAFTFFWVGLLAVAGFISFKNMPIDAFPDVTNTQIIIITQWNGKSAEEVERFVTSPIEISMNSVQKKTSVRSITMFGLSVIKIIFDDGVDDTFARLQVNNLLKNVSLPDDVEPDVQPPYGPTGEIFRYIVKSDSRDSRELLTYQNWVIDKQLRSVPGVADLNVFGGQTKTYEVGVDPIKLAKYNITPLQVYNAVNGGNLNVGGDIIEKNGQAFVVRGVGLLKSIQDLENIIVDDANGNPILVKNLATVYESAMPRVGQTGLAKNDDVVEGIIVMRKGENPQETLALIKAKIQDLNDNVLPKDIKLVTFYDRDNLMNFTTETVMHNLFEGIILVTCVVFLFMADWRTTFTVSIVIPLSLLFAFLCLKMMGMSANLLSLGAVDFGIIIDGAVVMVEGLFVVLDHRAHQLGMTAYNKIAKGSLIKKTGAEMGKAIFFSKLIIITALLPIFSFQKVEGKMFSPLAYTLGFALMGALLFTLTLVPVLSHILLNKNVKEKNNPFVNFWDRIVSKGFAWTFKHKVKALVGSIALLVTVFFSATFLGTEFLPQLNEGALWVTAELPMSTSLPESVKTAAMIRKDLESFPEVKNVLSQTGRSNDGTDPNGFGFIQLQVDLLPKSEWKRKITMDELINEMDDKLRVHQGITYNYSQPVIDNVAESVAGFKASNAVKIYGDDLDKLDELSNEVLAQIKNIPGIKDAGILRNVGQPEISVVLDRDKMAAYGVTLSDAQAVLELAFGGKTATQKYEDDKKFDVRVRFSKEYRKDENDIAELKVPTISGIKIPLKEISDLKTITGPAFIYRDNTKRFIGVKFSVRDRDLGSTIAEAQAKVAKLKLPIGYTVGWTGEFENQVRASARLAQVVPISLIGIFVLLFILFGNIKDSLLVLANVPFAIIGGIIALHLTRMNFGISAGVGFIALLGICIQNGVILISEFHHNLKAKFSLEESIFMGVKARTRAVVMTALMASIGLMPAAISTGIGSESQKPLAIVIIGGLITATILTLLVFPIIFWVFNRKKHVPIE; encoded by the coding sequence ATGAACAAATTCATAAGAAACATTATAGCTTTCTCCCTAAAAAACAAGGCATTTACTTTTTTCTGGGTGGGATTATTGGCCGTAGCAGGATTCATTTCTTTCAAGAATATGCCAATCGATGCTTTCCCGGACGTAACCAATACTCAAATTATTATCATTACACAATGGAATGGGAAAAGTGCCGAAGAAGTAGAACGTTTTGTAACCTCGCCTATCGAGATCTCGATGAACTCGGTACAAAAGAAAACCAGCGTTCGCAGTATTACAATGTTTGGTCTGTCCGTGATCAAAATTATTTTTGACGATGGAGTCGATGATACTTTTGCGCGTCTTCAGGTCAATAATTTACTAAAAAATGTCTCTCTTCCCGACGATGTAGAACCGGATGTTCAGCCGCCTTATGGTCCAACCGGTGAGATTTTCAGATATATCGTAAAAAGTGACAGTAGAGACAGTAGAGAATTGTTAACTTATCAAAACTGGGTAATAGACAAACAATTACGTTCTGTTCCTGGTGTTGCCGATCTAAACGTTTTTGGAGGGCAAACTAAAACCTACGAAGTTGGAGTTGATCCGATAAAATTAGCCAAATACAACATTACACCACTTCAGGTTTATAATGCTGTAAATGGTGGCAACCTGAATGTTGGTGGTGACATCATCGAAAAAAATGGTCAGGCCTTTGTTGTTCGTGGAGTTGGTCTTTTAAAATCGATTCAGGATCTCGAAAATATTATTGTAGACGATGCTAACGGAAATCCTATTTTAGTCAAGAACTTAGCCACAGTTTATGAAAGTGCGATGCCAAGAGTCGGGCAAACCGGTTTAGCCAAGAACGATGATGTTGTTGAAGGAATTATCGTCATGAGAAAAGGCGAAAATCCTCAGGAAACTTTAGCTTTAATTAAGGCCAAAATACAAGATCTGAACGATAATGTTCTCCCAAAAGACATCAAATTAGTAACGTTTTATGATCGTGATAATCTGATGAACTTTACGACCGAAACCGTTATGCATAACTTATTTGAAGGAATCATTCTGGTTACCTGCGTCGTATTTCTTTTTATGGCCGACTGGAGGACAACTTTTACGGTTTCAATTGTTATTCCACTTTCCTTATTATTTGCTTTCTTATGTCTTAAAATGATGGGAATGAGTGCTAACCTGTTGAGTTTAGGTGCAGTCGATTTCGGAATTATTATCGATGGTGCTGTAGTGATGGTCGAAGGGCTATTCGTCGTCTTAGATCATCGGGCACATCAACTGGGAATGACGGCCTACAATAAAATAGCAAAAGGAAGTCTGATTAAAAAAACCGGAGCAGAAATGGGTAAAGCCATATTCTTCTCTAAGTTAATTATTATCACAGCCCTGCTCCCTATATTCTCTTTCCAGAAAGTAGAAGGAAAAATGTTCTCACCTTTGGCGTACACCCTTGGTTTTGCTTTAATGGGAGCCTTGCTGTTTACGCTAACATTAGTGCCTGTTTTATCACATATTTTATTGAATAAGAATGTGAAAGAAAAAAACAATCCGTTTGTTAATTTCTGGGATCGAATAGTGAGTAAAGGTTTTGCATGGACTTTCAAACACAAGGTAAAAGCACTTGTAGGATCTATAGCGCTTTTAGTAACGGTTTTCTTCTCGGCTACCTTTTTAGGAACCGAATTTTTGCCACAATTAAATGAAGGGGCTTTATGGGTCACAGCCGAATTGCCTATGAGTACATCATTACCTGAAAGTGTTAAAACTGCCGCGATGATCCGAAAAGATTTAGAGAGTTTTCCTGAAGTTAAAAATGTTTTGTCGCAAACCGGAAGAAGTAACGACGGAACAGATCCGAATGGCTTTGGGTTTATACAGCTTCAGGTGGATTTACTGCCAAAATCAGAATGGAAGCGAAAAATAACAATGGACGAACTAATTAACGAAATGGACGATAAATTAAGAGTTCATCAGGGAATTACGTATAACTACTCGCAGCCCGTAATTGATAACGTAGCCGAATCTGTTGCCGGTTTTAAAGCCTCGAATGCCGTAAAAATTTATGGAGATGATCTTGACAAACTGGATGAACTATCAAATGAAGTCCTGGCACAGATCAAAAACATCCCGGGTATTAAAGATGCCGGAATTCTTCGAAATGTTGGACAGCCTGAAATCAGTGTTGTTCTGGACAGAGATAAAATGGCTGCTTACGGTGTAACCTTAAGTGATGCGCAGGCCGTTCTGGAATTGGCTTTTGGAGGAAAAACAGCTACTCAAAAATATGAAGACGACAAAAAATTTGATGTGAGAGTACGTTTTTCAAAAGAATATCGTAAAGATGAGAATGATATTGCCGAACTTAAAGTTCCAACCATTAGTGGAATTAAAATTCCGTTAAAAGAAATATCAGATTTAAAAACGATAACCGGTCCTGCTTTTATCTATCGAGATAATACCAAACGTTTTATTGGGGTAAAATTCTCGGTACGTGATCGGGATCTGGGAAGTACCATTGCCGAAGCACAGGCAAAAGTAGCTAAACTGAAACTTCCAATAGGTTATACTGTTGGCTGGACAGGGGAATTTGAAAATCAGGTTCGTGCCAGTGCCAGATTGGCTCAGGTGGTACCGATCAGTTTAATTGGGATATTTGTGCTCTTATTCATTCTGTTTGGAAATATTAAAGATTCGCTTTTGGTCCTGGCCAATGTTCCGTTCGCCATTATTGGCGGAATCATTGCCCTTCATCTTACCCGAATGAATTTTGGAATCTCTGCCGGTGTTGGTTTTATTGCATTACTGGGAATCTGTATTCAAAACGGTGTGATTCTGATCTCTGAATTCCATCACAATTTAAAAGCGAAATTCTCCCTCGAAGAATCCATTTTTATGGGAGTAAAAGCCCGAACAAGAGCTGTTGTGATGACTGCGTTGATGGCTTCGATAGGTTTAATGCCGGCCGCCATTTCTACCGGAATTGGTTCTGAATCACAAAAACCACTCGCAATTGTAATCATTGGAGGTTTAATTACGGCAACGATTCTGACCCTTTTGGTATTTCCGATAATCTTCTGGGTATTCAACCGCAAAAAACACGTTCCTATTGAGTAA
- a CDS encoding carbohydrate porin yields MEKSVKILSFATLFISTLSFSQETDSIRKYSLGFQMTSIYQYHPAFHANYSGTNSMSPKEEGALSLTSTLYLDVPLWKGATMTFNPEMSGGEGLSQARGLGGFPNGETFRIGDTKPVVYVARMLLEQKFQFKNNRSLQLVFGKFGLADYFDNSSYSHDPRTQFLNWALMTHGAWDYAANTRGYTDGLYANYQFDSWQVRASISALPTYANGPNVEFGFKNSNAINVEIEKQLVFKNNDTATLKLLGFRNVAGMGNYDEANSNFITMPDIKSTRQNGRTKYGIGLNMDYTHGDTWGLFARMSYNDGKNETWAFTEIDRSAQLGMHLNGKMWNRNKDFAGIAIVANGLSNSHKQYQRLGGDGFMIGDGALNYGIEQIAEVFYSFLIPNTHITLSPDYQFAINPAYNKDRGPVQFFALRFHTEF; encoded by the coding sequence ATGGAGAAATCTGTAAAAATATTGAGTTTTGCCACACTATTCATTTCAACTCTATCCTTTTCGCAAGAAACAGATTCGATTCGAAAATATAGTCTGGGTTTTCAAATGACGTCGATATACCAGTATCACCCGGCTTTTCATGCTAATTATTCCGGTACCAATAGTATGTCTCCTAAAGAAGAAGGCGCTTTATCCTTAACATCAACCTTATACCTGGATGTTCCGCTCTGGAAAGGAGCTACCATGACTTTTAACCCTGAAATGTCAGGAGGTGAAGGCTTATCGCAAGCGAGAGGATTGGGAGGCTTTCCAAATGGAGAAACCTTTAGAATTGGAGATACAAAACCTGTTGTTTATGTGGCAAGAATGCTTTTAGAACAAAAGTTTCAATTTAAAAACAACCGATCATTACAACTGGTTTTCGGAAAATTTGGGCTAGCCGACTATTTTGACAATAGCTCCTACTCGCACGATCCCAGAACACAGTTTTTAAATTGGGCATTAATGACACATGGAGCTTGGGATTATGCCGCAAACACTCGAGGATATACAGATGGATTGTATGCTAATTATCAATTTGACTCCTGGCAGGTAAGAGCTTCTATAAGTGCTTTGCCTACTTATGCGAACGGGCCAAATGTCGAATTCGGTTTTAAAAATTCCAACGCAATAAACGTTGAAATTGAAAAACAGCTCGTCTTTAAAAATAATGATACGGCAACCTTAAAACTATTAGGTTTTCGAAATGTTGCAGGAATGGGGAATTACGACGAGGCCAATTCAAATTTTATAACAATGCCCGACATAAAAAGTACCAGACAAAATGGACGTACCAAATATGGTATTGGTTTAAACATGGATTATACACACGGAGATACTTGGGGATTGTTTGCCCGAATGAGCTATAATGACGGTAAAAATGAAACCTGGGCCTTTACTGAAATTGACCGATCGGCACAGTTAGGAATGCATTTGAACGGAAAGATGTGGAACCGAAATAAAGATTTTGCCGGTATTGCTATAGTCGCTAACGGATTATCCAATTCGCATAAACAATATCAAAGACTTGGCGGAGATGGTTTCATGATCGGTGATGGTGCTTTAAACTACGGTATAGAACAAATTGCAGAAGTTTTCTATTCGTTCTTAATACCCAATACTCATATTACGCTTTCGCCGGATTATCAGTTCGCCATCAATCCTGCCTATAATAAAGACCGAGGCCCGGTACAGTTTTTCGCCTTGCGCTTTCATACAGAATTCTAA
- a CDS encoding M42 family metallopeptidase: MSTKSILNDTSIAFLESYLNNASPTGYESEGQKLWMNYLKPYVDTFITDTYGTAVGVINPDAPFKVVIEGHADEISWYVNYITDDGLLYVIRNGGSDHLIAPSKRVHIHTKKGIVKGVFGWPAIHTRLRDKEETPKISNIFIDLGCETKEQVEALGVHVGCVITYPDEFMILNENKFVCRAIDNRMGGFMIAEVARLLKENNKTLPFGLYIVNSVQEEIGLRGAEMIAQTIKPNVAIVTDVCHDTTTPMIDKKVEGDLKMGKGPVIAYAPAVQNKLRDLIVDTAEEKKIPFQRHATSRATGTDTDAFAYSNGGVASALISLPLRYMHTTVEMVQREDVENVIQLIYESLLKIENNETFSYFN; encoded by the coding sequence ATGAGCACAAAATCAATCTTAAATGATACCTCAATTGCTTTCCTGGAAAGCTATCTCAATAACGCCTCCCCTACGGGCTACGAAAGCGAAGGGCAGAAACTTTGGATGAATTATCTGAAACCTTACGTAGACACTTTTATTACGGATACTTACGGAACGGCCGTAGGAGTTATTAACCCCGACGCTCCATTTAAGGTAGTTATAGAAGGTCATGCCGACGAAATTTCCTGGTATGTTAATTATATTACTGATGACGGTTTATTATACGTAATCAGAAATGGCGGTTCAGATCATCTGATTGCACCATCAAAAAGAGTGCACATCCATACTAAAAAAGGAATTGTAAAGGGAGTTTTTGGATGGCCTGCTATTCATACCCGTTTGCGTGACAAGGAAGAAACTCCAAAAATCAGTAACATATTTATCGATTTAGGTTGTGAAACCAAAGAGCAGGTGGAAGCATTGGGTGTTCATGTAGGATGTGTGATTACGTATCCGGATGAATTTATGATTTTGAACGAAAATAAATTTGTATGCCGTGCGATCGATAACAGAATGGGTGGTTTTATGATTGCCGAAGTAGCTCGTTTATTAAAAGAAAATAATAAAACGCTGCCGTTTGGTTTGTATATTGTAAATTCTGTTCAGGAAGAGATTGGTCTTCGTGGAGCCGAAATGATTGCTCAGACCATTAAACCTAATGTGGCTATTGTAACCGATGTCTGCCATGATACTACTACTCCAATGATTGATAAAAAAGTAGAAGGAGATCTGAAAATGGGGAAAGGACCGGTTATTGCTTATGCCCCGGCCGTTCAAAATAAACTGCGTGATCTTATTGTTGATACTGCCGAAGAGAAAAAAATTCCGTTTCAGCGTCATGCAACATCGCGCGCTACCGGAACAGATACTGATGCTTTTGCTTACAGTAATGGCGGCGTGGCTTCAGCATTAATTTCCCTGCCTTTACGTTATATGCATACTACCGTAGAAATGGTACAAAGAGAGGACGTTGAAAATGTGATTCAATTGATTTATGAATCCCTACTGAAAATTGAGAACAACGAAACTTTTTCTTATTTTAATTAA
- a CDS encoding DUF4294 domain-containing protein, producing MRFTAPILFFILISLTIQAQVKPKENEQMGYILTEQDSILNDTIELPEIIISKEKLDPEAQKQFLILQNRVYKVYPYARLAADRLTALNNGMARLKTNREKKKYFKIVEDYLNNEFEARLKKLSRKQGQILVKLVHRQTGITTYELIKTLKSGFKAFVSNTTASLFDISLKMEYKPFESNEDYLIETILVRAFDSGKLMNQKAANPVNYDDLMNHWETKAKETKAEK from the coding sequence ATGAGATTTACTGCCCCTATTTTATTTTTTATATTGATTTCGTTAACAATTCAGGCTCAGGTGAAACCGAAAGAGAATGAGCAAATGGGTTACATATTAACGGAACAGGATTCTATTTTAAATGATACGATTGAACTGCCCGAAATTATCATCTCAAAAGAAAAACTGGATCCAGAAGCACAAAAACAGTTTCTGATTCTTCAAAACCGTGTTTACAAAGTGTACCCGTATGCAAGACTTGCGGCAGACCGATTAACGGCATTGAATAATGGTATGGCGCGCTTGAAAACCAACCGCGAAAAAAAGAAATACTTTAAGATTGTAGAAGATTATCTCAATAACGAATTTGAAGCAAGGCTTAAAAAACTTTCTCGTAAACAAGGACAGATTCTTGTCAAGCTTGTCCACAGACAGACCGGAATAACGACCTACGAATTAATCAAGACCTTAAAAAGTGGTTTTAAAGCTTTTGTATCCAATACAACAGCCAGTTTATTTGATATTAGCTTGAAAATGGAATACAAGCCATTTGAATCTAATGAAGATTATTTAATTGAAACTATTCTGGTCAGAGCATTTGATTCAGGAAAGCTGATGAACCAAAAAGCAGCAAATCCTGTGAATTATGATGATTTGATGAATCATTGGGAAACAAAAGCAAAAGAGACAAAAGCCGAAAAATAG
- a CDS encoding TolC family protein — translation MRKLCAFLLVLIGPVVLAQKTVSLQDCESQFLKNNLFLLASQYNIDASKALTIQARIWDNPSLTAELNAYNPERNQYFDIGKQGQKAFGIEQLIYLGGKKRNEIKLAQTNEQLAELQFNDLLRTLKLQLRKSFYTVYYNKKSLETTDNQLAHIEDLISSYSIQVEKGNIPLRDLVRLQSLYLNFKNERMEVVNENIEEQGNLKLLLNSTENVVPEVTKEEFNKYTKTIPFDLKTFQDEAIANRPDYLAKQKDIEANEINVKWQKALSVPDITVGATYDQRSGAFNREANLTLGIPLPLWNKNKGNIKYAKTILEQSKVEKQNFDLQLQTEITTAWNKWEESRKNYVIIKPTVNSDFEAVYKGILTNFQKRNISLLEFTDFMESYNQASVQVNELKKKVILSGEELNSTINKDLF, via the coding sequence ATGAGAAAACTCTGTGCATTCCTACTTGTACTTATCGGTCCGGTAGTTTTGGCTCAAAAAACGGTCAGCCTTCAGGACTGTGAAAGCCAATTCCTTAAAAACAACCTCTTTTTATTGGCATCGCAATATAATATTGATGCTTCAAAAGCATTAACTATTCAGGCCCGAATTTGGGATAACCCGTCATTAACAGCAGAACTGAATGCGTACAACCCCGAAAGAAATCAGTATTTTGATATTGGAAAACAAGGGCAAAAAGCATTTGGTATCGAGCAATTAATTTATCTGGGAGGAAAAAAACGCAATGAAATAAAACTGGCACAAACCAATGAACAATTGGCCGAGTTACAGTTCAATGATTTATTGCGAACTTTAAAACTCCAACTTAGAAAGAGTTTTTACACCGTATATTACAACAAAAAAAGTCTAGAAACTACTGACAACCAGCTGGCGCATATCGAAGATCTGATAAGCTCCTACTCTATACAGGTCGAAAAAGGTAATATTCCTTTACGAGATCTTGTTCGTCTGCAATCGCTTTACTTAAACTTCAAAAATGAGCGTATGGAAGTGGTTAATGAAAATATCGAAGAACAGGGCAACTTAAAATTATTGCTAAACTCTACCGAAAATGTTGTTCCGGAAGTTACTAAGGAAGAGTTTAACAAGTATACCAAAACAATCCCTTTTGATCTTAAAACATTTCAGGATGAGGCCATTGCAAATCGCCCGGACTATTTAGCCAAACAAAAGGATATCGAAGCCAATGAAATCAATGTAAAATGGCAAAAAGCACTATCCGTTCCTGATATCACCGTTGGTGCCACTTACGATCAGCGCAGTGGGGCTTTTAACAGAGAAGCCAATCTGACACTAGGAATTCCACTGCCACTTTGGAACAAAAACAAAGGAAATATTAAGTATGCGAAAACAATTCTCGAGCAGTCAAAAGTTGAAAAGCAAAATTTTGACCTTCAATTGCAAACCGAAATTACAACTGCATGGAACAAATGGGAAGAATCCCGTAAAAACTATGTGATCATAAAACCTACTGTTAATTCAGATTTTGAAGCGGTTTATAAAGGAATCTTAACCAATTTCCAGAAACGAAATATCAGTTTATTAGAATTTACCGATTTTATGGAAAGTTACAATCAGGCTTCTGTTCAGGTAAATGAACTCAAGAAAAAAGTAATCCTTTCGGGTGAAGAACTAAATAGTACCATCAACAAAGACTTATTCTAA